Genomic DNA from Leptospirillum ferriphilum:
CTCTACGATCCGGATCTGAACCCCGCCTACCTGGATCTGGCCATTCATTACGGCACGGCCGTGGTTCCGGCACGGGCGGGTCGCCCCCGGGACAAATCCTTCGTGGAAGGCGCGATCGGCATCCTTCAGCGGCATATCCGTTGGAGCTTTCGGGACCGCCGCTTCCGAAGCCTGTCCGAGATCAACGAGGTGCTCTCGCTCCTGGTCACCCGGATCAACGACCGTTCCCATACCCGATTTCGGATTTCCCGCCGGGAACGGTTCGAGAAAACCGAGAAATCGGCCCTGAATCCCCTTCCCGAGGAACCCTACAGTCTGATCGACTGGAAGGTGTGCCGCGTCCACCCGGACTCGACCATCGCGCTTGAAGGCGCCTATTACTCGGTTCCGTTTCTCCATCGCGGCAAGGAGGTCCGGGTCCGGCTCACCTCCCGCCAGATCGAGGTCTTCGTCGAGACCGAACGCGTCGCCCTCCATGGGCGCTATTTCGGCCATTCCGGCCATCGGATCGTGGATCCGGCGCATCTTCCCCCCAATGCCCAGGCCTATCGGGAAGCGACGCCGCAACACCTTCTCTCCCAGGCCCGGGGATTGTCTCCCGCTTTGGGGGCCCTGGTCGATGACCTGTTCCAGGAAGACAGTCTGGCCCACCTCCGGCGGGTTCAGGGTCTGCTCCGCACCGCCCGAAACGAACGGGATCTTCTGGGTCCCGAGCGGGCCGACGCCGTCCTTCAGCAGGCCGTCACCCTTCTTCGCTCCCGGGGAACCATCCGGGTCCGGCTCTTTCAGACCCTCCTCCAAAGCCTCCGGACCCAGAGTCCCGCTCTTCCGGACCGCACGCCCCAGCGCAAGCCCGGCAATCCCATGCTGCGCTCAACACCCACCCCCCTTCACAAGGAGACTGTCTGATGACCCTGTCCCATACCCGATCCCTGCTGGCCGACCTCAAACTCCCGGGCATGAACGCCCGGCTCGACTGGGTGCTCGAGGAGGTCCGCCGCCACAACTGGACCATGGAGGAAGCGCTCGATGCCCTGCTCCAGGCTGAGAGCGACTTTCGAAAGCAGCGGGGCATCCGAACCCGTCTCCGGGCCTCCCGCATCAAGGGACAGGCCCGCTTCGAGGACTATGACTTCACCGCTCCCCGTTCCCTGACCAAGGCCCAGTTCAAGGAGATTTCCAGTCTCTCCTGGCTCCACTCCGGACGGCCTCTGGTCCTGATCGGGCAGACGGGAGTCGGCAAGTCCTTCCTCGCCCAGTCTGCCGGAGCCCAGGCCTGTCACATCGGCAAGACCGTTCTCCACTTCTCCGTCACGGAATGGCTCGATGAACGCCAGGAGGCTCACCGGACCGGACAGGTCCTGAAGTTCCGGAAACGGATGGTCAAGCCCGACCTGATCGTCCTGGATGATTTTGGACTCAAGAAATTCACCGCCGAAGAGTCGGAAGACTTCCGGGAGCTCCTGGAAGAACGCTCCTTCGGAAAATCCCTGCTTCTGACCACCCAGCTTCCCTTTGACCACTGGTCGGAAGTCATTCCCGATCCCGTTCTCTCCGAGGCCATCATCGACCGTCTGGAAGGTCCAGCCCTGTCAATTCGGATCACGGGAGAGAGCTATCGCAAGTATCGGGGCAAAAAAGTAATGGCAGGAGAAGAAAAAACCAGATAAAATCCGTCGCTGATGCTCCGGGGTGGATCCCAATCAGGAAATCGGGTGGCTCCCTTCGATGAAATCAGGTGGCTCCCATCCCAGGAAATTGGGTGGCTCCCTTCGGTGAAATTTTGCAGAGTTACCGAACTCCACTTGAGGTCTACTCCGACAGGAATCTGAAGGATCTTCAGGAAGTCCTTCTGAAGACCAAGGCAGTTAACGACACACTCACACTACCTTAAACAAGGCAGATTTCTGTCCACTTGACAGGGTGCTCAGTCTCGTGAAAGTGGACACGGAATCTCGGGATGATGGACGGGGATTCTCTCCATGGTGGACACCCCTCGTATCCTCAGAGGTCGTTTCCCTGTGAGGGGATCCCAGAGCGGGTTTTACTCCCCCGCCCAAAAGGAGTCAAGTCTTGAGACGTTTTCGCATGGAGTCTCCTTTGAGGGTGATCGTGTAGGCGTTGTGGACAAGCCGGTCCAGAATGGCATCGGCCAGCGTGGGTTCTCCGATGCGTTCATGCCAGAGATCGACCGGATACTGGCTGGTGACCAGGGTGGAGCGGGTCTCCCAGCGGTCTTCGAGGATTTCCAGGAGATCGTGTCTCTGGTCCTGAGTGAGCGGCAAGAGGCACAGATCGTCCAACATTAAAAGATCCATCTTGGCCCCCAGGAGGCGAAGAGCCGGGGAGCGCGGAGGAAGAGACAGGAGAAGCCCAGAAGGCAGGCTTGGTGCCCAAGGGCCCGGGCGAGAAAGGTCTTGCCGACACCCGTGGGACCGATGATCAGAAGGTTTTTGTGGGTACGGATCCATTCACCTCCGGCGAGCTCCTGAAGCAGGGAGTGGTCCAGGCCCCGGGAAGCCCGGTAGTCGATGTCCTCGAGACAGGCGGTCTTGCCAATCCGGCTTTTGGCCAAACGTCCGACAAGCTTCTTGTTCTCCCGCTCGAGGAGCTCCCGGTCGGCCAGAAGCCCGAGCCGCTCCTCGAAGGAGAGGTCCCCGGCCATGGGGGAGTCGATCAGTTCCCGAAGGCCTTGGGCCATGACCGGGAGACGGAGGCGATGGAGCTTGTCGATCGTGGGATGGGTCAGCATGGGGGATTTCCTTTCGTGTTGTCGAGGGCCGCGTAATAACGCGCTCCCCGGATGTTGTCGTGGGTTTGTACTGGAGGGGAGTTCGGAGCGTCGGAAGACGTCTTTCGGGAGGAGGCCGACTCCATGAGCACCCGGACCTCCCGGTAGGAACAGACCCCCAGGTCAAGGGCCTTCCGACAGGCCTGCTCGAGGGTCGACGGGGAGTCCTTCCGGGCCAGGGACAGGAGTCCCAGACAGCTTCGATAGGCCTGCTGGGGATGACGGCGGGAGGAGAGGAGGACCTCCACCACCTGTCGGGTGGCCTTCCCGACCCGGCCGGCCCACTCCAGGAAGCGTTCCGGACTCCAGCCGCTCACGGCCAGGTGGGACTCCGGCATGTGGGCGGACAGTGTGGTGTGACGGCCGGGGGCGGGATCCTTTCGATGACTGGCCACGCGGGCTCCGTTGTGGAAGACCTCCACGACGGACTCGGTGATGCGGATCCGGACCTCCTGGTGGATCAGGGCATGGGGGACGGAGTAGAAGTGCCGGTCCACCTCGACGTGATAGTCGATATGGACCTTGGCTTTCTTCCAGCGGGCCAACTCGTAGCGGGTGGACGGAAGCGGCGATAGGGCTGTCTTCTCCTTCCCAAGGAAGAGGTCCTGTCGCGATCCGGGGATACCGTTCTTGAAGGGGCGGGTGTTGAGCTCCGCAAGCAGGAGCCGGATCGCCCGGTTCAGCTCGGCCAGATCGAAGAAGGTGCGCTTTCTCAGTTTGGCCAGGATCCAGCGGGTCACCAGTTGGACTGCCTGTTCCCCGGGAGCCTTGTCCTTTGGACGTCTGACGCGCGCCGGGAAGATAGCCACGGAATAATGCTCCGTCCTCTCCCGGTAGGTCTCGTTGGCGAGGGGCTCGTAGAGATCGGGAGTGGTGATCCCGCTTTTGAGATTGTCCGGAACCAGGAGGGCGGGAACCCCGCCCAGGAACGCGAAGCAGCGGACATGGGACCCGATCCAGCAAGACAGATCCTGACTCGGCGTCGCTTCGGCAAAGACGTAGTTCGAGAACCCCAGGACGGCGACGAAGATCTGGGCTTCGAGCGCCACTTCTCCTGTTTTGGGATCCCGGATCGGCACGGTGCTCCCGGCGTAGTCGATGAAGAGCCGGTCCCCCGGAGTGTAGGTGTTCCGGTAGGACGGCTTCAGGCGCTTTTTATAGGCGGCATAATGCAGGCAGAAGCGGGAGGAGGAATATCCCCGCTCCTGGACCGTCTCCCGGTACTCTTCCCAGAGGAGCAGGAGGGTGACGCCCTTGTGGCTCTGGAGCTCCCGATGGACCTGGTCCCAGTCCGGTTCGATCCGGGCAGAGGGTGCGGGAGATTTCTTCTTCTCCAGGACCTGGGACAGGAGCGCTTCCCCACCCGGCTCGGGCAAGGGCCAGGGAACCGGCTCAAGTTGCTTGAGA
This window encodes:
- a CDS encoding Mu transposase domain-containing protein, with amino-acid sequence MWWDERNRPQKAQIFVGILCHSQLLFALATVDQKKASWLLAHQTMYASFGGVSRVTVPDNTKTGVLKAHLYDPDLNPAYLDLAIHYGTAVVPARAGRPRDKSFVEGAIGILQRHIRWSFRDRRFRSLSEINEVLSLLVTRINDRSHTRFRISRRERFEKTEKSALNPLPEEPYSLIDWKVCRVHPDSTIALEGAYYSVPFLHRGKEVRVRLTSRQIEVFVETERVALHGRYFGHSGHRIVDPAHLPPNAQAYREATPQHLLSQARGLSPALGALVDDLFQEDSLAHLRRVQGLLRTARNERDLLGPERADAVLQQAVTLLRSRGTIRVRLFQTLLQSLRTQSPALPDRTPQRKPGNPMLRSTPTPLHKETV
- the istB gene encoding IS21-like element helper ATPase IstB translates to MTLSHTRSLLADLKLPGMNARLDWVLEEVRRHNWTMEEALDALLQAESDFRKQRGIRTRLRASRIKGQARFEDYDFTAPRSLTKAQFKEISSLSWLHSGRPLVLIGQTGVGKSFLAQSAGAQACHIGKTVLHFSVTEWLDERQEAHRTGQVLKFRKRMVKPDLIVLDDFGLKKFTAEESEDFRELLEERSFGKSLLLTTQLPFDHWSEVIPDPVLSEAIIDRLEGPALSIRITGESYRKYRGKKVMAGEEKTR
- the istA gene encoding IS21 family transposase codes for the protein MQHAREILRLSREKGMTGRAIAQSLSLSPTTVTKYLKQLEPVPWPLPEPGGEALLSQVLEKKKSPAPSARIEPDWDQVHRELQSHKGVTLLLLWEEYRETVQERGYSSSRFCLHYAAYKKRLKPSYRNTYTPGDRLFIDYAGSTVPIRDPKTGEVALEAQIFVAVLGFSNYVFAEATPSQDLSCWIGSHVRCFAFLGGVPALLVPDNLKSGITTPDLYEPLANETYRERTEHYSVAIFPARVRRPKDKAPGEQAVQLVTRWILAKLRKRTFFDLAELNRAIRLLLAELNTRPFKNGIPGSRQDLFLGKEKTALSPLPSTRYELARWKKAKVHIDYHVEVDRHFYSVPHALIHQEVRIRITESVVEVFHNGARVASHRKDPAPGRHTTLSAHMPESHLAVSGWSPERFLEWAGRVGKATRQVVEVLLSSRRHPQQAYRSCLGLLSLARKDSPSTLEQACRKALDLGVCSYREVRVLMESASSRKTSSDAPNSPPVQTHDNIRGARYYAALDNTKGNPPC